The following DNA comes from Fretibacterium sp. OH1220_COT-178.
ATGGGTAGGGGATAGCCCAAGACCCTTCGTGCGGCTTCGAAGGTCAGGGCCAGCATGATCGTTCCCAGATAGAGTTCGTAAGTGGTGTATATTCCAGCCCTTCCGGCGATATCCTTGTACATCAGGAAGACGTACAGGGAGCAGATGGCCGACAGTACGGCGCAGACCCAATCGATGGGCGTCGGCTTATTGAGGGAAGAGCGTTTTGTCGCCGGGTAGAGGAGGAAAACTAAAAACAGGACGAATGCGATATGGAAGCTCCGTTGCTGCATGGCAGGCAACAGTCCGAAGACCGATGTGTACAGATGAAACAAGGCCAGGAAAACCGTGACACAGGTGATAAAGGTTTTCAAGCGTCCATCGAACATACGCTTTTTATCGCGTTTGATCGGCGATATCGCATCGGGTTCGTTCTGTACGTTACAGGCGCTGTCGGGCATGAGATACCTCCTGAATCAGGATGTTCCTCCCCCAAAAGGAGTTCGAGGGGGAGGAACGTTTTGAGGGAACCGGGGAACCTTACTCTTTAATCAAACCCTTCTCGACATAATATTTTTTAGCGCCGGGATGCAGGGGAACAGACATGCCTGCAAGAGCCATATCCAAGTTGAAGCCATTGAAATAATTCAAACGATCGGAAAGAAATTTATTGTTCTCGTGCAGCATCTTGGTTATCTTGTAAATGGTGTCTTCAGGCATGTCTTCGTAGGTCAGGAGAGAGCCAACTGCTGCTACGACAGGGATATCCTTATCGTACCCCGGATAAAGTCCGCCCGGTATGACGGCAGGGGCATAGTGAGGGAACTTCTCCGTGATCTCTTTGATCTTCTCTTCCTCCAGGCCTATCAAGCCCACCTTTTCGGAACGTATCATCTCCGAGATCTTGGCGTTTGGGGCATTGGTCGTCCAGATGTGGGCCTGGCTATCGCCGACCTTGAGCGCTTCTTCAACTTCGTTGCGGCCAAAACGTTCGACGCGCACATCGGCCTCGCTCAGATCGTGCACGGACAGGATCTCTCGGGTGTTGATCTCGATACCCTGCCCTACGGAGCCGAAATCCACACGTTTTCCCTTGAAATCGGCGACGCTTTGTATTCCAGCGTCCTTGTTGACCAGTATGTGCGCAGGCATGAAATAGATGGCGGTGACATAGCGTAAACTTTTGATTGGAGTTTTGAATGAATTGATGCCATTCCAAGCCTCGTTGACCGTGGAGGACTGAACCATTCCCAATTCTATTTCCTTGGTGCCCAAGTTGATACAGTTCTTGATGGAGCCGCCGGTTACGGCGGTGAAGTTGATTTCCTTCAGTTTCTGCGTGCCCAGTTGCGCAATGGTGTTTCCGATCAGATAAAAGCCTCCTCCGACAGTGCTTGTACCGATTCGGACAAAAGTTTCTTCGGCAAAGGCAGTCCCGGAAAGGAGCATGGCCAATGCGATTAAGAGCACCCTCATCATAATCATACGAACCTTCATTTGCTGTCCCATTGTCTGAATCGCCTCCCCGTCTTTATTTGCGAGTCTAAAAACATGCGAGTCACACACCATGCCACCATACGCCGAGGGCTCTCCTAGGGAAAAATGTCGTCTATGATCTCACATCCCTTCTCCTGAAGGGTTTTATCGACCCAGGCGCTATCTGCAGTACCCGCTTTGCTGCGATTCAATTTTTCCGCATCCTTGAGAGCGAATGTCTGCGCCGCTTTTAAAATTTCGGAAGCGTCGGCAATGGGAATGACAATCACACCATCCGCGTCTCCTACGATGACGTCACCCGGATGGATGCTGATTTCTCCGCAGGATATCGGGACGTTAATCTCTCCAGGCCCCTCTTTATAGGGGCCTCCCGGAGTCGTACCGTTGGCATAGATGGGGAGCGAGGTTTTGCATAGGGAGGCGATGTCGCGGACCGGACCGTCGATGACGATACCGGACACGTGTTTTTGTAAGGCGAGAGCGACCATGTTCTCCCCGAGCAGGGACCGAGTTTCATCGCCGCCGTTCGCGACGATGAGGATGTCCCCCGCCGTGCACAGGTTGAGTGCCTTGTGTAGCATCAGATTGTCTCCAGAACGGGTTTTGACGGTTAAAGCGGCGCCAGCCATGACATTTTTCGGCGAGGAAACCAACTTTATCCGGGGATGCAAAGCGCACAGACGCCCCATACAATCCGCGATGCAGGCCGTAGAGAGTTTTGAATAAGCTTCAATCAGCTCCTCCGGCGGCATCGATCTTTTTAGATAGACCCTGAAGCCAACAGGCACAGCCAATTCCTCCTCTCAAGATAGCGCCTTTTCCTCCCAAAGCTCGTACAAGGCTTCAAACGATTCTGGAGGCACTCCGTTCAATTCTGCCCTCAAGCCTGTGGCCGCAGAGCGTTCGAGACGTGATCGTGTTGCATCCGCCATAAT
Coding sequences within:
- a CDS encoding RraA family protein → MPVGFRVYLKRSMPPEELIEAYSKLSTACIADCMGRLCALHPRIKLVSSPKNVMAGAALTVKTRSGDNLMLHKALNLCTAGDILIVANGGDETRSLLGENMVALALQKHVSGIVIDGPVRDIASLCKTSLPIYANGTTPGGPYKEGPGEINVPISCGEISIHPGDVIVGDADGVIVIPIADASEILKAAQTFALKDAEKLNRSKAGTADSAWVDKTLQEKGCEIIDDIFP
- a CDS encoding TAXI family TRAP transporter solute-binding subunit is translated as MGQQMKVRMIMMRVLLIALAMLLSGTAFAEETFVRIGTSTVGGGFYLIGNTIAQLGTQKLKEINFTAVTGGSIKNCINLGTKEIELGMVQSSTVNEAWNGINSFKTPIKSLRYVTAIYFMPAHILVNKDAGIQSVADFKGKRVDFGSVGQGIEINTREILSVHDLSEADVRVERFGRNEVEEALKVGDSQAHIWTTNAPNAKISEMIRSEKVGLIGLEEEKIKEITEKFPHYAPAVIPGGLYPGYDKDIPVVAAVGSLLTYEDMPEDTIYKITKMLHENNKFLSDRLNYFNGFNLDMALAGMSVPLHPGAKKYYVEKGLIKE